GCCTCGATGCCACCATGATCTATGTCACCCACGACCAGACCGAAGCCATGACCCTGGCCGATCGCATCGTCGTTCTGCGCAATGGTCGCATTGAGCAGGTGGGTGCGCCTATGGCGCTCTACACCAATCCTGCCAACCAGTTTGTAGCCGGGTTTATCGGATCGCCCAAAATGAATTTTCTCACCGCTCGCCTGGTGTCACAGTCCGCAGGGATGGTGACACTGCAGGTGGGCGCGGCGAAGCTTGACGTGCCGGTGCGTGAACCTCTCACAGCAGAGCAGGACGAAATGACCTTGGGGCTGCGCCCGGAACATCTTCTAATTGACAGTACTGGTCCATTGCTGGGACAGGTGCGAGCGGTGGAGCAACTGGGTTCCATCAGCTTTGTTTATTTGCAGGTGGCGGGACAGGATGTCTGTGTGCAGACACAGGCGCTGCCGCTCCCTCGTATTGGTGATGAGATCCGCATGAGTTTCGACACGGCGGATGCCTATCTGTTCGATGCGGAGGGCTTAACCGTATCGCCGCAAAAAACGGAAAAGGTCGGTGAGGCTGCCTGATATGCGAAGCGCGATCCGTGTACTGCTACTTCCTGTATTCGTTATCTGGGCGCAATTCACTACGGCACTGGGTGAGTCGTCGGACATGTCCGACAACCGTGATAATGCCCCATTACCCGAGGCCGTGAGGGGTGTCTGGCTGACCAATGTCGCCAGCGACGCGCTGTATACCCGGGAGGGGATCGAGCAGGCGGTTGAACTGTGTGCGGAGCTTGGGCTGAACAGCATATTTGTGGTGACCTGGAACAAGGGTAAAACCCTGTATCCCTCACAGATCATGCACGCATTTACCGGGATGGCTATGGACCCGGCTCTCGACCCGGAACAAACAGATCGCGATCCACTGCAGGAGCTGATCGATGCCGCGCACCGGCACAATATCAAGGTGTTTGCGTGGTTTGAATTCGGTTTCGCCGCGTCTCATGGCGAGCGGGGAGGAGAACTGATCCGGCGCAAGCCGCATTGGGCTGCACTGGATGTTAATGGCGAGTTGGTAACCAAAAACGGTTTTGAGTGGATGAATGCGCTGGATCCGGAAGTCCAGTCGTTTATGACTTCATTGGTGTTAGAGGTTGTGCGTAACTATGACGTCGACGGCATTCAAGGCGATGACCGCCTGCCAGCACTGCCTTCCGAAGGCGGCTATAACCCGGAGATCGCGGCCGCTTACCTCGCTGAAACGGGCACAGCACCACCGGCGGATAGCAAAAATTCTGAATGGCTGCAGTGGCGTGCAAACCGCCTGAATCAATACGCTATGGATCTTTACCGGGCGGTGAAGGCGGAAGATCCCGATGTCATTGTGTCCTTTTCCCCTTCGATTTTCCCCTGGTCCCGCGAGCAGTATCTACAGGACTGGCCCAGTTGGCTGGCGCAGGGTTCGGCGGATTTATTGATCCCCCAGGTATACCGCCATGACCTGGAAAGTTACCGAAGTACCCTCCGTGAAACGCTCACCTACGTCCCCGCCGCGCAGCGCGACGCTTTCGCACCGGGTGTGTTGATCAAGGTCGGTGAAACTATGCCATCACAGGAAATGATGGACGGAATGCTGGCGGCCAATCGCGAGGCGGGTCTGTTGGGGGAAGTGTTCTTCTTTTACGAAGGGCTTGAGGACTACCGGGACGTAATTCGCGGGTCTTATGCCTCACAGCCTGTCAGGTTTCCCGAGGCGCTGTAACGCCGAAAGCACGACAGAACCAACAAGCGATAGCGAACAACAAAATGAGGGAAGTATTTTGAAAGTCGTCTGTTTTGGTGAGGCGCTGGTGGACATGTTGCCCAAGCGGATGTCCAGAAGCGGTTTCACCAGTTATCCCGAGCAATTCACAAAATTTGCCGGAGTGGCATTGGCAAGTGCCTCCGTGGCGGCGGTAAAGCTGGGGGGTATACGTACTTGGCCGGTATGCTGGGCGAAGATACGTTTGGGTACTTGCTCAAGGAATCGCTTCACTCGGAAGGGGGCAAAACGGATTTCGTCAGGTTCACAAGCCAGGGCAAGATCGCACTGGCGTTTGCCACTTGTATCGAAACGGGAATCAGCGACGCGCAGGATGGCCTGTCAAGGTAGTGGATTGATCGGTTTATCGAGCATCACCAGGGCTTGGCCGTATTGTGCGGAAGTTTCTGCACAAACCATCGGGAAAATTCTGACAGCGAATGTAAATTATTGTGCTCTGGAGGACGAACATGGGTAAACAATTGGTTTTACTGCTATTCATCGTCACCGGTATCACCGGTGCCCATGGACAGGTTCCCGAAACTAGCCAGCAATTACTGGTGACGATTAGCAATAGTTGGGATGCAGATACCGGTGAACTACATGCGTTCAGTCGCACCGAGAGTGGCTGGAGGCCGATACTGGAACCGATACCCGTCAACCTTGGTCGTACCGGGCTTGCCTGGGGAATTGGCTTGCACCCTGAATCCATCGTAGGCAAAGAGGACCCTCAGAAGCGGGAGGGGGACGGTAAGGCCCCAGCGGGCATTTTTCGCCTGGGGGATGCATTCGGATACCCCAGTGCACTGAATACCGGTCTCGGTTACCAGCCCATGACGGCCTCCCACTACTGTATCGATGTGTCTGCCTCCCCCCTATATAACCAGACGGTGGATGCGGAACTGGTCGGCAAGCAGGCGGTGCAGGGCTCTTCCGAAGGTATGCGTCGGGACATCCACTACGGTGATCAGCAGTACAAAAAAGGAATTTTCGTAGCGCATAACCCGGCCAATGTGCCGGGTGCGGGAAGCTGTATATTTGTGCACCTCTGGAAAGCGGCGGGCAGCGCTACCGCTGGATGTACCGCCATGGCGGAGCCGGAGATGGATGCAGTGCTCAAGTGGCTGCGGGCCGACCAGCAACCGGTGTACGTAGCGCTGCCCAGGCAACAGTACCGGGCATTGCAGTCACAGTGGCGTTTGCCGGCACTGTAAAGTATTCATTGTAAAACTAACTATCGGCGCCGACGATAGTTGCAAACTGTCACCGAACACCATGCTGTTTAAACTGAGCTCGATACCCGCTGCTTAATTGTGGCGGTCTTTCACTACGGTTGAAAACGAGCATAGCGATGAGCAGCAAAAACTGGCAGGCGGACAAGCGCCACTGGATGCATCCATGGACCCACTTCGATTCTTTTGAGGAAGAGGGCTCCCTGATGATGGCCCGTGCCAAGGGAGCACGGGTCTGGGACGAACAGGGCAAGTCCTACTTTGATGCGGTGGGTGGCCTCTGGTGTACCAACATTGGCCTCGGCCGCGAGGAGATGGCGGAAACGATCGCCGAGCAGGTTCGGGAAATGGCCTACGCCAATCCCTTCGTGGACATTTCCAACGTGCCCGCAGCACAGTTAGCGAAGAAACTGGCGGAGCTGGCGCCCGGGGATATCAACCGGGTGTTTTACAGTTGCGGTGGTTCCACGGCAATCGATACCGCCTTCCGCCTGGTGCACTTTTACCAGAACTGCCGAGGCAAACCGCATAAGAAACACATCCTGGCGCGCAAGGGTGGTTACCACGGTAGTACCTATGCGGCCATGTCGATTACCGGTAAGTCCGGTGACAAGATCCCGGAGTTCGACTATATCCAGGACTCCATTCACCACCTGAGCTGCCCCAACCCTTATCGTGCGCCCGCCGGCATGGACGAAGAGAAATTCTGCGATTTCCTTGTAGAGGAGTGCAAGCAGAAGATTGCGGATCTGGGGGCTGATAATATCGCTGCGTTTTTTGCTGAGCCCATCCTTGGTTCTGGTGGCGTGATCGTACCGCCGGAGGGCTACAATCGCCGTATCTGGGAGCTGTGCCAGGAGAATGACATTCTGTTCGTTGCCGATGAGGTGGTCACCGCTTTTGGAAGAGTGGGCCACTGGTTTGCCTCGAAAGACCTGTTTGGCGTGCAGCCGGATATCATCACCTGTGCGAAAGGGCTGACATCAGGCTACCTGCCACTGGGCGCGACCTTGTTTTCCGATCGTATATACGAGGTCATTTCTACGGGTGATGCCGATCGCTACTTTGCCAGTGGCTACACTTACTCAGGGCATCCCGTTGCCTGCGCGGCGGCACTCAAGAATATCGAGATCATCGAGCGGGAGAACTTGCTCGAACGTGTTGTTGAAGTGGGAGCTTACTTCGAAAAGCGCTTGCAAACCCTGCGGGATTTGCCCCTGGTCGGTGATGTTCGGGGTAAGCGCTTCATGATGTGTGTGGAAAATGTCGCGGACAAGTCTACCAGGCAGCTGTTGCCCGATGAGCTCAATATCGGCAAGTGGATATCCGATCGTGCGGAGTCGAACGGCTTGATCGTCCGGCCTATCGTACATCTGAATGTGATGTCGCCCCCTCTCACCATGAGTCGTGGTGAGGTGGATTTTGTGGTGGAACAGCTGGGCGCGGCCATCGAGCATGCCTACCACGATCTGCGTAGAGAAGGGCTATTGCCGAGCCCCCGGAAGCTGATCGCCTGATCTGTGGTACACCAAGAGCCCGTCACGCGGGCTCTGTCACACTCTTCTCTGTGGAAAGCACGCGAGATACCTCATCAATCAGTTTTTGCCCCGCAGGCCCCAGGGTTTTTCTGCGCGACCAGATCAGGTCCGTGCAGTAGGGATAAGGCGTCAGCTGAAAATTGGTATTCAGTATGGTGATCGCGCCGCGGTCGATATGCGGCCGCGCGATGTGCAAGGGCGTAAACGCCCAACCCAGACCGGCGGTGAGCATGGTCATGAACAATGAGTAGCTCTCCAGGTACCAGATGCGATCGCTCAGATCGTTCTCCGGCATAGAGGCGGGGTCGCTACTGGCGCTGATGCGTAGATGCAAGTGATTGTGCAAGTCCTGCACGCCCACCGTATCCAGCGTGGTGAGCGGGTGGTTTTTGCCCGCGACCATCACAAACGAGCAGTTGCCAACGCCGCGAAAATCAAAGTCCTCCGGGTAGTCGCTCTGGCTTAAAACGATCCCGATATCGGCTTTGCCCTCGCGCACCAGCGCTGCTGCACTATTGCCAGACGCATGTAGGAGGGTGACGGTAACGGTACCAAACTCCGAATAAAAGGCTTCCAGGCTTTCTGTCAGTGCTTTCAAATCGATCGAAGACTCGTCGATCGCGATGGTCAGCGACTCTTCCAGCCCAGCATTCAGGCTGCGGCTCTTGGCTTCGAAGCGGGAGTAAGAGTTC
This Microbulbifer sp. Q7 DNA region includes the following protein-coding sequences:
- a CDS encoding aminotransferase — its product is MSSKNWQADKRHWMHPWTHFDSFEEEGSLMMARAKGARVWDEQGKSYFDAVGGLWCTNIGLGREEMAETIAEQVREMAYANPFVDISNVPAAQLAKKLAELAPGDINRVFYSCGGSTAIDTAFRLVHFYQNCRGKPHKKHILARKGGYHGSTYAAMSITGKSGDKIPEFDYIQDSIHHLSCPNPYRAPAGMDEEKFCDFLVEECKQKIADLGADNIAAFFAEPILGSGGVIVPPEGYNRRIWELCQENDILFVADEVVTAFGRVGHWFASKDLFGVQPDIITCAKGLTSGYLPLGATLFSDRIYEVISTGDADRYFASGYTYSGHPVACAAALKNIEIIERENLLERVVEVGAYFEKRLQTLRDLPLVGDVRGKRFMMCVENVADKSTRQLLPDELNIGKWISDRAESNGLIVRPIVHLNVMSPPLTMSRGEVDFVVEQLGAAIEHAYHDLRREGLLPSPRKLIA
- a CDS encoding L,D-transpeptidase, which gives rise to MGKQLVLLLFIVTGITGAHGQVPETSQQLLVTISNSWDADTGELHAFSRTESGWRPILEPIPVNLGRTGLAWGIGLHPESIVGKEDPQKREGDGKAPAGIFRLGDAFGYPSALNTGLGYQPMTASHYCIDVSASPLYNQTVDAELVGKQAVQGSSEGMRRDIHYGDQQYKKGIFVAHNPANVPGAGSCIFVHLWKAAGSATAGCTAMAEPEMDAVLKWLRADQQPVYVALPRQQYRALQSQWRLPAL
- a CDS encoding ABC transporter ATP-binding protein; protein product: MANLQLTAVKKRFGNTQTIHGVDLQVQRGEFVVFVGPSGCGKSTLLRMIAGLETVSAGQVHIGGRDVTGLPPSQRQVAMVFQSYALYPHMTAEQNLSFGMRMRGVPRQEVQQKVARASAVLQLEPYLKRKPGELSGGQCQRVAIGRALVQDPDVFLFDEPLSNLDAELRVKMRTEIADLHRRLDATMIYVTHDQTEAMTLADRIVVLRNGRIEQVGAPMALYTNPANQFVAGFIGSPKMNFLTARLVSQSAGMVTLQVGAAKLDVPVREPLTAEQDEMTLGLRPEHLLIDSTGPLLGQVRAVEQLGSISFVYLQVAGQDVCVQTQALPLPRIGDEIRMSFDTADAYLFDAEGLTVSPQKTEKVGEAA
- a CDS encoding LysR family transcriptional regulator, whose protein sequence is MESRFFIAPEQLEAFEAAARSGSFSAAARSLGKAQSTVSGLISNLEIDTGLTLFDRSGREPKLTAQGRSLLHDARSLLNSYSRFEAKSRSLNAGLEESLTIAIDESSIDLKALTESLEAFYSEFGTVTVTLLHASGNSAAALVREGKADIGIVLSQSDYPEDFDFRGVGNCSFVMVAGKNHPLTTLDTVGVQDLHNHLHLRISASSDPASMPENDLSDRIWYLESYSLFMTMLTAGLGWAFTPLHIARPHIDRGAITILNTNFQLTPYPYCTDLIWSRRKTLGPAGQKLIDEVSRVLSTEKSVTEPA
- a CDS encoding glycoside hydrolase family 10 protein, translated to MRSAIRVLLLPVFVIWAQFTTALGESSDMSDNRDNAPLPEAVRGVWLTNVASDALYTREGIEQAVELCAELGLNSIFVVTWNKGKTLYPSQIMHAFTGMAMDPALDPEQTDRDPLQELIDAAHRHNIKVFAWFEFGFAASHGERGGELIRRKPHWAALDVNGELVTKNGFEWMNALDPEVQSFMTSLVLEVVRNYDVDGIQGDDRLPALPSEGGYNPEIAAAYLAETGTAPPADSKNSEWLQWRANRLNQYAMDLYRAVKAEDPDVIVSFSPSIFPWSREQYLQDWPSWLAQGSADLLIPQVYRHDLESYRSTLRETLTYVPAAQRDAFAPGVLIKVGETMPSQEMMDGMLAANREAGLLGEVFFFYEGLEDYRDVIRGSYASQPVRFPEAL